AGTTTTCGACAGGACTTTGTATTTTTCCCCTCGGAGTCCCCACATATCGGCGTAATAGATTTTTGCTGGTGAAGAGTTATCGCGTTTTTTGACACATAACAGAATAGACACACCTTGCGAGATGTCAAAGATATTTTCGTCGTTTTCCGCTTCAGGAACAACCTCCGTTACTCTGCTGCTACCGTGTAGATTGAGCAGATAGATAGCGTTAAAACTATTAAGCAAACTTTGCCGCATGCCACGAAAAGTAGGTCCGTCAAGGAAACTATTATTGACAATATAACCGATAACACCTTCACCATTTTTATCAATCCGCCACTGTGCCCACCGAATAAATTTCACGTAATCTGATTGCAGCACTTTTGAGTTTTTATCACCAAGTGGTTGTCCATCTACCTGTCTGTAATCTTCAATGAGTTCACCAATGAAAGTTAACTTTCCACCCTCGCGGCTTGGATTTGAAGAATCTTGTGGGTAAGGCGGATTGCCAAGGATAGCGAGCAGTGGTTCGTCCCGTTTCACCGAAAGCGCGGCGTTTGCCTCATCCGAGATAAACCCAGCAAACGGTATAGAAGGCTGCATCTCGTCGGGTTGCTCCAAAGTATTCGTGAGATAGATACCGAGCCGTTCATTGGCGCGCCAGCCTTGTGCTTGTAGGAACAGGCTCAACTTCAGGTGTGCGATCGTATACGGCGCGACGAGCAGTTCAAACCCAAAAATCCGTCTGACCAGTTGGGCGTTAACATACTGCGTCCACTCCCCCGTGCCATAGGTCGCCGCTACATATTCTCGGACATGATCTAACACTGACAACAAAAAACCACCCGTTCCAGTCGCAGGATCAAGAATGAGCGTGTTGTCATCGGCGAGACCGTCCGATCTGTTCAGCTCTGTTTTCAGGAGACTATCCACAGACCGAACGATATAGGAGATAACCTGTGGTGGTGTATAGTAGACCCCGCGATCGACGCGTCGCTGCGGATCGTATTCCGCGAGGAAGGTCTCATAGAAATGGATCACCGGATCTTCGAGATGGTTTCTCGCAGCAAACGCCGTGCGGAGCATCTCTGTCGGGACGTTTCGGAGAAGTGCTGCGATATCGTCCAGAATATAAGTAACGTTCGTCTCCAATGTCGGGGATGCCACGTGATGAAAGAGTTGGACGAGAAACGGATTTGAGCGCGGAAGTGCATCGGTAGCAGTGTGTCGTGAGAAGTGGGTCGCATTCGGCAGTGTGCAGCGTGCGGCGAACAACCCGTAAGCGAGGGTTTGGGCGTACATATCCGCAAAATCGGCAGGTGTCAGCGTAGAGATGAGCAGTTCCTTGAACGCCGAGAACATCCCGTAAATCTCGCTGTTTTCATCAGTGAGCGTCGTCGCAATCTGTGTCTGGAGTTCGCGTGTCCGTCTGGCGAGGTATCTCGCGAGTACCTCTGGCGAGGTGATTTCGACCTGTCCAGCGTCCAGAAACCGCTCCAGTAGTCGCTTTAAATTTTCAGGCGAATCCTCAATATTTGCTGTTGCGCGTAACACCCCATCCGCATACAACCGAAAATCGACGAAATTGGTGAGGATAAAGTTATCGAGGTTTTCGATGAAGCGCGCGTTCTGTGCTGCCGCGTGTCCTGTGAGCGCGTCCAAATCTCTACCGTAGGCTTCCGCTTCAATATAACCGACAGGCAGCAACCCATCCATTGCAATAAAATCCGGTCTCCCAATCTGCTCCAGTTGTCGCGGTTCTTGTGTGAGCGTGACGGTGCTTCTGCCAAAATAGTCAACGAACACTTCTTCAAGAAAGGTTTGGAAGTACGGGTATAGGGAGAGTTCTGGGGTTGCCTCGGTGCTGGTTTGCGTGCGGTGGATGTTTTGTAGATAACGGGCGCAGTGTGTTTGGAAATTCATACTTACTATAACCAATATGGAAATCCAGCAGATTCCTGAGACGCAAGGGGTCGGAGCAATTCAAATTTTCCATTCATTGATTTACGGGTTAAGACGATAATCCCACCGTAGGCGAATGTGCCTTTTGTAACATGATGGTACTCAAATAGCAAAACGTCCTCAATACCGTCATCGTTAAAGTCAGCCCGCACCATCTCCTTTAGCATTTGCCCCATACCGAACCCCTCAACATTCAAAACATTTTGACTTTTTTCGGTAACGACAAGTTCTTGATTATCAATCTTTTGCTGGTATGTCGTCTCTAAATCTCTGTCGGCATCCCAACTCGATTTAGATGCCAGATTTTCACAAAACATCTCGAAAGGGAGCAATTCTAAGTTGACGACCCCCACTTTGGCATCTGAGATAAAACTTTTTTTCGGCGCACTCGCCTTCTCAAGCGCGTTGAGCAATCCACAGGGATGCTTGAAAAAAAATGACATCTTGACATCAAAATTACTACTCGGGTAGTAGTCACGCTGAAGTGCTGAATCATATTCTCTACAGGTTCGCACATGAACCTTATCGTCCCTCGTTTTCGTGAGCGTTACGCCATCAATATGATCATTCTCACCCAGACGGATAGGCAGGTCCCAAAGGGAGTCAATCTCATCTTTAGCGATAGATTCCACTATCGTGCCATCCGCAAACCGTATACTTTCAATAAGTTGAAAAGTAACCTTGGACACCTGCGGCGTTTTATTCGGTTTCTGCTGATCTGCTGCCAAAGACTGCTGAACATGGACATTTTGAGAGCATAAGATAAGTGCCAGTAAACAGATAATGCTGCCAAGAAACTTGAAAGCTGTCATTAAAATCTCCTTTCTAAGGGTTGGTCATTTTGGAAGTCTCACACAACTGCATTATATCCTAATTGACCTCTCAGATGCAAGACTTTTTGCAACCTGCAACCCAGGAATATTTAGTTTTAGATAAATTATTGGATTTTCTCTTTCAGGTTTCCCAGTGCGGTTCCATGAAGTTTAATTATTTGAATCGGTAATCCTGATTTTCCCCAGGCCCGGTAGGTGTGGTTTGGAACCGCCCCATGGGTGTCAATTTAGAGATTTTTCGTGCCATTCTCGTCCTATTAAGTCTGAACTGTGATTTCTGTGATGTTTCTGATTTTTCTGATAAGATCTCTGGTGGAAAATGAGATACTGATAGTGGTGTTGAAGTTTCTACAGAGGGGCGTTCCCGGGGAACTGCTGAGTCGTCAGGGCTGGATTTTCAGTATTCAGTTGCTTGTGATGGGTTCTCTTATCATGGGAATCATAGCCATCAGAAAAATCACAGTTCAGAAGTCAAAAGTGTAAAGCGTTAGGAAACCGCCTGTCTCGGTCTGGGGGCCGAGGTTGTTTTACGGAAATAAAAAATTAATTTGAATTCTTTAATTATATATGCTATTATAAATATTGTAAAATATATTAAGTAAAAAAATAAACGACTTGTGCTAATTGTTTGATGGAGGTATCATTCACACGGTTGTCGGAACGTCCGCTGTTAGCTTGCGCCCCAATGAGAACTGAGTACTGAAAGATTTTTCGCAGAAAAATCGTACTGAAAACTGTTCCTCTGACAACCGACAACCAACCTCTTGGTAACATTTTTTTTAAACCGGACATCAAAGAAAAATGTCCGTGAACCTACACAGGGACTAAGTTATCAACCATTTTTGGAAAATCATCAAAAAGCAAAAAAAGATACCATTTGGTATCTTTTTAAGAAAATTGGTATCTTTTTTTAAGGAGAAAACTCGCATGAAATTAGATGAAAAACACAAACAATTTGCCGTCAAATACTTCGCACGATTCATGACGCGTGCTGAAGTCGTTGAAGCATTCCTTGAAGAATTCGCAGACGACCTGCCACCACCCCCTGAATTTGAAGAATTTACGCAAGAAGAATTTATGGAAGTTTATGAGGGTGAGACTCTGGAAGCCAAACGCAAGAGAGATGAAGAGGTCGCCGAAATCCTTGAAGAGTATAAGGAAGACTACAGCCAAATGTATGGTGCCGATGCTAACACAAAATTTGAGGAAGACCGCGACACGCTTCAGGAAAAAATCCGACAAGACTGGTACACAAAAGATTATCGTTCATTCTACAGAGAGTGTCGTTTAGATCATCAAGCGGAAGTGGAAGAACACTTTGAAGAGACCAAGCAAGAGATTTCGAATCAACTCCGCAGATTTAACATTACCCATCCGCGGTTTCCAAATAAGTATCGCGACCTCTTCAATCAAACCCGAGAACAGTACTTCAACGAGTATCGAGGCGAAAGCCTCGGCATCTCCGAAAACGTTCTCAGGGAATTAGAAATTTTGCTCGGCTACGCCAAACAATGCATCTTTCAGGAAAAGAAACAGACAGACGCGATGAAATTCATAACATTGGCGCACCAAATCCTGAAGACCACCGTCGCGCACAACGCCGTCAGCGAGAAACAGGATGTCGTGGACATCACACCGCAAAGCGTCAAGGCGTTAGCGGATTCTCAGAAAGTTTTAACCGACCAGCTCAAGGAGGTAACACAACAACTCACAGATAAATAATCCTCAAGGCCTATGCAAAACCATTCAATTCTCCATTTTCCGATCGAATCTTCACCACCAGGCCCGGTAGGTGCGGTTTTGCGGCGTACTCGCCCAAATGCGATCTGCATTCCAACCGCACCGGCTTCTGTAAAAAAAGACGTGAAATCCAATAATTTCTTAAAATTGAATGGCTCTGATGCCTATGCAAAACCGCTTGACAATCAAAGCCT
This window of the Candidatus Poribacteria bacterium genome carries:
- a CDS encoding N-6 DNA methylase: MNFQTHCARYLQNIHRTQTSTEATPELSLYPYFQTFLEEVFVDYFGRSTVTLTQEPRQLEQIGRPDFIAMDGLLPVGYIEAEAYGRDLDALTGHAAAQNARFIENLDNFILTNFVDFRLYADGVLRATANIEDSPENLKRLLERFLDAGQVEITSPEVLARYLARRTRELQTQIATTLTDENSEIYGMFSAFKELLISTLTPADFADMYAQTLAYGLFAARCTLPNATHFSRHTATDALPRSNPFLVQLFHHVASPTLETNVTYILDDIAALLRNVPTEMLRTAFAARNHLEDPVIHFYETFLAEYDPQRRVDRGVYYTPPQVISYIVRSVDSLLKTELNRSDGLADDNTLILDPATGTGGFLLSVLDHVREYVAATYGTGEWTQYVNAQLVRRIFGFELLVAPYTIAHLKLSLFLQAQGWRANERLGIYLTNTLEQPDEMQPSIPFAGFISDEANAALSVKRDEPLLAILGNPPYPQDSSNPSREGGKLTFIGELIEDYRQVDGQPLGDKNSKVLQSDYVKFIRWAQWRIDKNGEGVIGYIVNNSFLDGPTFRGMRQSLLNSFNAIYLLNLHGSSRVTEVVPEAENDENIFDISQGVSILLCVKKRDNSSPAKIYYADMWGLRGEKYKVLSKTDVQTTEWSELQPTSPYYLFVPQAIEKRSEYEAGWIITDIFKTDSVGIVTGRDKLTLHWTAEKLREIVTDFVSLSVDDARRKYQLPKDSQDWKIHRAQADIRNHPDVEQHVQSIHYRPLDTRWTYYTGQSSGFHGRPRPEIMRHMRKENLALCVHRGIKSPIWQHALVANQISEKSYISNRGEPTAHVFPLYLYPNPEELGLSTERSLNFKPDFLAALSETLGLPQTAPFNLPEGVSPEEILAYIYAILYSPTYRERYYEFLKYDFPRIPLPEDIAQFRTLATLGQRLIDSHLLKDGSRLQVAPTGRRVSAVHRFEGEGDGVVEKARYLDERVWINPTQYFTDVPTAVWEYEIGAYQVCEKWLRDRKGEELGRADVRRYRAILVAVAETLAVMGEIDAVLW